In Persicimonas caeni, a single window of DNA contains:
- a CDS encoding PEGA domain-containing protein: MKGSTIRQRRITSLLTAMAVCFSVTAIVAPPSPFVGEATAQSKADIEQAKKRFRAGKKFYGEEKFLEAAQAFYEAYELSGRSELLYNVGRSYWKAKELKKAEKFLQQYLNELPDAPNADEVVESIIQIQEEMAAQMANVEVKASRAGVDIVVDKEPEPRCQTPCTVSLLPGEHTLTARLDGMKPITRTITIEAEQQSSVHFDLPGRLQISTDQRTGTVSVPGVGQFSLPLSQPIALPAGTHTVTVAGEDARWSGDIEVVGGDVTRILVPLGGIDGGAGDINLLRTASYGLVGASAGFLVGGIVLGMQASDAHAALDSQQKALGGVDPDLVERGQSAQSGANWMYALSAVSLASGAGLFAWDLYGGGSSQEEEIPPSKPSPSPKQDNEPGEGDDDLLGIGSN; the protein is encoded by the coding sequence ATGAAGGGTAGCACCATCCGACAACGCCGAATCACCTCGCTCCTCACCGCCATGGCTGTGTGCTTTAGCGTCACAGCCATCGTCGCCCCTCCCTCGCCTTTTGTGGGCGAGGCGACTGCGCAGTCGAAGGCCGATATCGAGCAGGCCAAAAAGCGATTCCGCGCAGGCAAGAAGTTCTACGGCGAGGAGAAGTTCTTGGAGGCCGCGCAAGCGTTCTACGAGGCCTACGAACTCTCGGGGCGAAGCGAGTTGCTCTACAATGTCGGACGCTCCTACTGGAAAGCCAAAGAGCTCAAGAAGGCCGAGAAGTTCTTGCAGCAGTACCTCAACGAACTTCCCGACGCGCCTAACGCCGACGAAGTCGTCGAGTCGATTATCCAAATCCAAGAGGAAATGGCCGCGCAGATGGCCAACGTGGAGGTCAAAGCCTCGCGAGCGGGCGTCGACATTGTGGTCGACAAAGAGCCCGAACCACGCTGCCAGACGCCGTGCACCGTTTCACTGCTGCCCGGCGAACACACGTTGACCGCTCGCCTGGACGGCATGAAGCCGATCACGCGCACGATCACCATCGAGGCCGAGCAACAATCGAGCGTGCATTTCGATCTACCTGGCCGTCTGCAGATATCGACGGACCAACGCACGGGCACCGTCAGCGTGCCGGGCGTCGGTCAATTCTCACTGCCTCTCTCGCAGCCAATCGCCCTGCCTGCCGGCACGCACACGGTCACCGTCGCCGGTGAAGATGCGCGCTGGTCTGGCGACATCGAGGTCGTGGGCGGCGATGTCACGCGCATCCTCGTTCCGCTCGGCGGAATCGACGGCGGCGCCGGTGACATCAACCTGCTGCGCACGGCTTCCTACGGCCTTGTGGGGGCCTCGGCAGGCTTCCTTGTCGGCGGCATTGTTTTGGGAATGCAAGCCAGCGATGCCCACGCCGCGCTCGACAGCCAACAGAAGGCACTGGGCGGCGTCGACCCCGACTTGGTCGAACGCGGTCAGAGCGCGCAATCTGGCGCCAACTGGATGTATGCACTCAGCGCCGTCTCCCTGGCATCGGGAGCCGGGCTCTTCGCTTGGGATTTGTACGGAGGGGGGTCTTCACAAGAGGAAGAAATCCCGCCGTCGAAGCCGAGCCCCAGCCCGAAGCAAGACAACGAGCCTGGAGAAGGCGACGATGACTTGCTCGGAATTGGCTCGAACTAA
- a CDS encoding RsmB/NOP family class I SAM-dependent RNA methyltransferase, with protein MTQTLSNSDAFARYRPIIDDWEAFCDALKRPLPTCVWTNTLRTTPERLAEWMRAGGFDPEPLTWYPGAFKLAHDISPGNRLEYVAGLYHVQEEVSLVPPALMHVTADERVLDLCAAPGNKTAQLAVAMQNRGTLVANDRNVYRLRALRRVIDRLGVANTSVTAYDGANYPRESGEFDKVLVDAPCSCEGTSRKNPEVVHASSVDYFNRLSGTQRALLRQAVRRCRKGGLIVYSTCTYAPEENELVVDDLLEEFGAHALRLLPARIDGLASSPGITRWDGRQLSEELTRTMRLWPHQNDTGGFFVALLEKTAEV; from the coding sequence ATGACGCAAACACTCAGTAATTCCGACGCGTTCGCGCGCTACCGGCCGATCATCGACGACTGGGAGGCGTTCTGTGATGCGCTAAAGCGCCCCCTGCCGACATGCGTGTGGACGAACACGTTGCGCACCACGCCCGAGCGCTTGGCCGAGTGGATGCGCGCCGGCGGCTTCGACCCCGAGCCGCTCACGTGGTATCCGGGCGCCTTCAAGCTGGCGCACGACATCAGCCCGGGCAACCGGCTGGAGTACGTCGCCGGGTTGTACCACGTCCAAGAGGAGGTCTCGCTGGTGCCGCCGGCGCTCATGCATGTCACCGCCGACGAGCGCGTGCTCGATCTGTGCGCCGCTCCGGGCAACAAGACCGCCCAGCTCGCTGTGGCGATGCAAAACCGCGGCACTCTCGTGGCCAACGACCGCAACGTCTACCGCCTGCGCGCCCTGCGCCGGGTCATCGACCGGCTCGGGGTGGCCAACACCAGTGTGACGGCCTATGATGGAGCGAACTATCCGCGCGAGAGCGGCGAGTTCGATAAGGTGCTCGTCGACGCCCCCTGCAGTTGCGAGGGAACCTCGCGCAAGAACCCCGAGGTGGTCCACGCGTCGTCGGTCGACTATTTTAATCGCCTTTCGGGCACCCAACGTGCCCTGCTTCGCCAAGCGGTGCGACGCTGCCGAAAGGGAGGCCTCATCGTCTACTCGACGTGCACGTATGCGCCTGAAGAAAACGAACTGGTCGTCGACGACCTGCTCGAAGAGTTCGGCGCGCACGCCTTGAGGCTTCTGCCTGCGCGCATCGACGGGCTGGCATCCTCGCCGGGCATCACCCGGTGGGACGGGCGTCAATTGTCTGAAGAGTTGACCCGAACTATGCGCCTTTGGCCGCATCAAAACGACACGGGCGGCTTCTTCGTCGCGCTGCTCGAAAAGACCGCCGAGGTATGA
- a CDS encoding sigma 54-interacting transcriptional regulator yields the protein MAKGDMGIRTVFVNDRATSRQLRKGRLVVLEGADEGKSFEISKSKVYAGRASVNDILLKDKSISSTHFEIRAEEEGFLLRDCGSTNGTKLGGCRIREVYLTPNATFRAGNTTLKLEPVDEVVEIPLSPDEHFQGVIGRSVAMREVFATLEKVAPSELTCLIEGQTGTGKERIARAIHDASRRRKKPYVVLDCSAIPRDLMESYVFGHEKGAFTGAHEKRAGAFEQAEGGTLFLDEIGELDLSLQPKLLRVLENREFKRVGGARTIRSDCRVVAATNKDLRQMVNEGTFREDLYFRLSVIQLHLPPLSERREDIPLLVEHFLDEVAERRPDRQRVRLTAEARDALMAHPWPGNVRELKNVIVRAASLCSGSTVERSDLQLTGQKPMASAPARQMSAGDDEDSASLHVDLTLEYKEAKERLLDQFEYAYLDRIYEKNDGNISKSARESGITRYHMRELLKKHELK from the coding sequence ATGGCTAAAGGGGACATGGGTATCCGCACGGTCTTCGTCAACGATCGCGCCACGTCGCGTCAACTGCGCAAGGGGCGGTTGGTGGTCCTCGAGGGCGCCGACGAGGGGAAGAGCTTCGAGATTAGCAAGAGCAAGGTGTACGCGGGGCGTGCCTCGGTGAACGACATCCTTCTGAAGGACAAGTCGATCAGTTCGACGCACTTCGAGATCCGCGCCGAGGAAGAGGGCTTTTTGTTGCGTGATTGTGGCTCGACCAACGGCACCAAGCTGGGCGGGTGTCGCATTCGTGAGGTCTATCTGACGCCCAACGCCACGTTCCGGGCGGGCAACACGACGCTGAAGCTCGAGCCGGTCGACGAGGTCGTCGAGATCCCGCTCAGCCCGGACGAGCACTTTCAGGGAGTGATTGGTCGGTCGGTGGCGATGCGCGAGGTCTTTGCCACCCTCGAGAAGGTCGCGCCGTCGGAGTTGACCTGCTTGATTGAAGGGCAGACCGGCACCGGAAAGGAGCGTATCGCCCGCGCGATTCACGATGCTTCGCGTCGGCGCAAGAAGCCGTACGTGGTGCTCGACTGCTCGGCCATCCCGCGTGACTTGATGGAGTCGTACGTCTTTGGTCACGAAAAGGGGGCGTTTACAGGGGCGCACGAAAAGCGCGCCGGGGCCTTCGAGCAGGCCGAGGGAGGCACGCTCTTTCTCGACGAAATCGGCGAGCTCGACCTGTCGCTGCAGCCCAAGCTGCTACGTGTGCTCGAGAATCGCGAGTTCAAGCGTGTCGGCGGTGCGCGCACCATTCGCTCCGATTGTCGCGTGGTCGCCGCGACCAACAAGGACCTGCGCCAGATGGTCAACGAGGGGACTTTTCGCGAGGACCTCTACTTTCGCCTGTCGGTCATCCAGTTGCATCTGCCCCCGCTCAGCGAGCGGCGCGAAGATATCCCGCTTTTGGTCGAGCATTTTCTCGACGAGGTGGCCGAGCGTCGGCCCGACCGCCAGCGTGTGCGCCTGACCGCCGAGGCCAGAGATGCGTTGATGGCCCACCCTTGGCCAGGCAACGTACGCGAGCTCAAGAACGTGATCGTGCGTGCGGCCAGCCTCTGCTCGGGCTCGACGGTGGAGCGCTCCGACCTGCAGCTCACCGGCCAGAAGCCGATGGCGAGTGCGCCCGCCCGACAGATGAGCGCCGGGGACGACGAAGACTCCGCGTCGCTGCATGTCGACCTGACGCTCGAGTACAAAGAGGCCAAGGAGCGCCTTCTCGACCAATTCGAGTACGCTTATCTCGACCGGATCTACGAGAAGAACGACGGTAATATCTCGAAGTCGGCGCGCGAATCGGGCATCACGCGCTACCACATGCGTGAGTTGCTCAAGAAGCACGAGCTGAAGTGA
- a CDS encoding serine/threonine-protein kinase has translation MNRPVENDHSFELTERYELIRTVGRGLMGVVFEVLDRETGQAVAAKLLTHVQPVDPDRFRRVFEAVGRLDHPHLARPFQLIEHDSSDYFVEQFIDGSDLLTYLRQPPTSEELEALQNREAQAEEGLTDTDEIPPSGPIELDPDFDPETGETSGETPSAHAEDESEDSIELIPPTQKAESAGHTVELVDMIDEASMTGDEGSAAEIIEQIASESSEVQGQTLDLVLLRLERVLPQLVDALEHLHRFRKQHGNLKPTNILVDRSGRCLLTDYGLLQELELLDTDEPPTAVPVDDDEVSSDETVAGVVVAPGPPSEDALATAYAYRAPETLPLDEASPRGDLYALGCVLFEAISGRRPFDGSPEEIRQQQLESEPASLSEIEPHCPASWADLIHGLLDKQPARRPSLADVRDLVEYSESYAVGIPPSAVPEQEFFFGRSELVDDILAEAKHCYQRKRLGVSILRGPAGVGKTAISQAVSYMASRRGWLVLTGKCYNRESLIYQGWDEIAAQLANIFQELPEELRAKADACRRQASSLFPILRFEDDPPPRDISRLEAIDSFRNLLRRLSSQRPLLLLMDDLHWASWDTSALLLDLIGEPHGLRCTVLGTWLDDQADEHHPLLEWIDTAPASVRWLEVTGFSKDEAREYVISAGSHLSLQDQRRVLKRGEFNPLLLEELIHETRSAAPDDEESTAQQLVPDEGAPVTEKLTEVLESRIEALSRRERFVLEVLSVASIPLPGAIISTILDEEFHSAKSVENTARDSINRLLETRFIEAVESHHWDIAYTVSHNIYRSLILGKLRDQRYAHLCGRIADGVRRCWPAAEELRFEYLLRAGQNRDAADSAIRAASAAEARFAYNRAAKLWRWLSDHAGLTSLSPDTDPVAEHARLEFLAHRYADAASLYHEAAGNVEPSLRRATLLRQECEASVRAAYHPQAREALDRALSTVGENYFRGGLFSRLAEVKDRAVAATSRWSDDISEASVDAADDAESMRADIYRLALDMADLLDPAKVEPIRTRLAVLAEKTGDAQLMGLDRLFLAGHTSEQAPSRKHQRILQWLGDAATLFEQAADWEMRGLTEIAMANQYRLVGEFERSEERLVMAAKYFRSSAKSELRQRYLLKLKYADLLLAKGQLDDAEWVGRQLLHFWRADRYVAFRGYQILIPCFLCSGRTALVEHLLEQCRNLLDKTPTNAAKVWVERMSAQLNIALGRPEVAVGQLDVLTEQVHHSPMNRDRTTTTMIRLSLGQALAALAERELALITHRSTETLIRLKSVVGKLQSHRQSTPLATRAAIYRLVARYELLRGNAKRALRALDQSVDLLVAYDNPIEHAKCLEARGVIYRAMESFDGPALVDQAHAVYAHFGARLPLFIEGWPVPSRYSRLNKDED, from the coding sequence ATGAACCGTCCCGTGGAAAATGACCACTCATTCGAGCTGACCGAACGCTACGAGCTCATCCGCACGGTCGGACGTGGGCTGATGGGGGTGGTCTTCGAGGTGCTCGATCGGGAGACGGGCCAGGCGGTGGCCGCCAAGCTGCTGACGCATGTGCAGCCCGTCGACCCGGATCGGTTTCGCCGCGTCTTCGAGGCGGTCGGCCGCCTCGATCACCCCCACCTGGCACGGCCCTTCCAACTCATCGAGCACGACTCGTCCGACTATTTCGTCGAGCAGTTCATCGACGGCAGCGACCTGCTCACTTACCTGCGCCAGCCGCCGACCTCCGAGGAACTCGAGGCGCTACAAAACCGCGAGGCGCAGGCAGAAGAAGGGCTCACCGACACCGACGAGATTCCTCCGAGCGGGCCTATCGAGCTCGACCCGGACTTCGACCCCGAGACAGGCGAGACCAGCGGCGAAACTCCGTCGGCGCACGCGGAGGATGAATCGGAAGACTCCATCGAGTTGATTCCGCCGACCCAGAAGGCCGAGTCAGCCGGCCACACGGTCGAGCTCGTCGACATGATCGACGAAGCTTCGATGACCGGCGACGAAGGTTCGGCCGCCGAGATCATCGAGCAAATCGCCTCGGAGAGCTCGGAGGTCCAGGGGCAGACGCTCGATCTCGTACTGCTGCGCCTCGAGCGCGTCCTGCCCCAGCTCGTCGATGCGCTCGAGCATCTGCACCGGTTCCGAAAGCAACACGGCAACCTCAAGCCGACTAATATCCTCGTCGACCGCAGCGGTCGCTGTCTGCTGACCGACTATGGGCTTCTCCAGGAGCTGGAGTTGCTCGACACGGACGAGCCCCCTACCGCGGTGCCCGTCGACGATGACGAGGTGAGCTCGGACGAGACGGTCGCCGGCGTGGTCGTCGCCCCCGGCCCACCTTCCGAAGACGCCCTCGCCACGGCCTACGCCTATCGAGCCCCAGAGACGCTCCCGCTCGACGAGGCGAGCCCCCGTGGCGATCTCTATGCCCTGGGCTGTGTGCTCTTTGAAGCCATCAGCGGGCGGCGCCCCTTCGACGGCAGTCCCGAAGAGATTCGACAACAGCAGTTGGAGTCGGAGCCCGCCTCGCTCTCCGAGATCGAGCCGCATTGCCCCGCTTCCTGGGCTGACCTCATCCATGGCCTGCTCGACAAGCAACCTGCACGTCGCCCATCGCTGGCCGACGTGCGCGACCTGGTCGAGTACTCCGAGTCGTACGCGGTGGGCATTCCACCGTCGGCGGTGCCCGAACAAGAGTTCTTCTTCGGGCGCTCCGAGCTCGTCGACGACATCTTGGCCGAGGCCAAGCACTGCTATCAGCGAAAGCGCCTGGGGGTCTCGATCTTGCGGGGACCGGCGGGCGTGGGCAAGACCGCCATTTCGCAGGCCGTCTCGTATATGGCCTCGCGCCGAGGCTGGTTGGTGCTGACCGGCAAATGCTACAACCGCGAGTCGCTCATCTATCAGGGGTGGGACGAAATCGCGGCCCAGCTGGCCAACATCTTTCAGGAGCTGCCCGAAGAGCTTCGCGCCAAGGCCGACGCGTGCCGTCGCCAGGCGTCCTCGCTCTTTCCGATTCTTCGCTTCGAGGACGACCCGCCGCCGCGCGACATCTCCCGGCTCGAGGCCATCGACAGTTTTCGCAACCTGCTGCGTCGCCTGTCGAGCCAGCGCCCTCTTTTGCTGCTCATGGACGACCTGCACTGGGCGAGCTGGGACACCTCGGCGCTGCTACTCGATCTGATCGGCGAGCCGCACGGGCTTCGCTGCACCGTGTTGGGCACGTGGCTCGACGACCAGGCCGACGAGCATCACCCTCTGCTCGAGTGGATCGACACCGCCCCCGCCTCGGTACGATGGCTGGAGGTGACCGGATTCTCGAAAGACGAAGCGCGCGAATATGTCATCTCGGCCGGCTCGCACCTGTCACTGCAGGACCAGCGCCGCGTCCTCAAGCGTGGCGAGTTCAACCCTCTTTTGCTCGAGGAGTTGATTCACGAGACCCGCTCGGCTGCGCCCGACGACGAAGAGTCCACCGCGCAACAACTCGTGCCCGACGAAGGCGCGCCGGTGACCGAGAAGCTCACCGAGGTGCTCGAGAGCCGCATCGAAGCGCTGTCCAGACGCGAGCGCTTTGTGCTCGAGGTACTCTCGGTCGCCTCCATCCCGCTGCCAGGCGCGATCATCTCGACGATCCTCGACGAGGAATTCCACAGCGCAAAGTCGGTCGAAAACACAGCGCGCGATTCCATCAACCGCCTCCTCGAGACCCGCTTCATCGAAGCGGTCGAGTCGCACCACTGGGACATTGCCTACACCGTCTCACACAACATCTACCGCAGCCTCATCTTGGGTAAACTGCGCGACCAGCGCTACGCCCATCTTTGCGGCCGCATCGCCGACGGGGTGCGGCGCTGCTGGCCGGCAGCCGAAGAGTTGCGCTTCGAGTATCTGCTGCGCGCCGGACAAAACCGCGATGCGGCCGATTCTGCGATCCGCGCGGCGTCTGCCGCCGAGGCGCGCTTCGCCTACAATCGTGCGGCCAAGCTGTGGCGTTGGCTCAGCGATCACGCCGGGCTGACCAGCCTGTCGCCCGATACCGACCCCGTCGCCGAGCATGCGCGCTTGGAATTCTTGGCCCACCGGTACGCCGATGCGGCGAGCCTTTACCATGAGGCCGCCGGAAACGTCGAACCGAGCCTGCGTCGGGCCACGCTGCTCAGGCAGGAGTGTGAAGCCAGCGTGCGCGCCGCCTACCATCCCCAGGCGCGTGAGGCGCTCGACCGGGCATTGTCCACCGTGGGCGAGAATTACTTTCGTGGCGGGCTCTTCTCGCGGCTCGCCGAGGTCAAAGATCGCGCCGTGGCGGCGACCAGTCGCTGGTCCGACGACATCAGCGAGGCATCCGTCGACGCCGCCGATGACGCCGAGTCGATGCGCGCCGACATCTACCGGCTCGCCCTCGATATGGCCGACCTGCTCGACCCGGCCAAAGTCGAGCCCATTCGCACTCGCCTGGCGGTCTTGGCCGAGAAGACCGGCGACGCCCAGTTGATGGGCCTCGACCGGCTCTTTCTGGCCGGCCACACCTCCGAGCAGGCGCCCTCGCGCAAGCACCAGCGCATCCTGCAGTGGCTCGGCGACGCCGCCACCCTCTTCGAGCAGGCCGCCGATTGGGAGATGCGCGGGCTGACCGAGATCGCCATGGCCAACCAGTATCGGCTCGTCGGCGAGTTCGAGCGCAGCGAGGAACGCCTGGTCATGGCGGCCAAATACTTTCGTAGCTCGGCCAAGTCCGAGTTGCGCCAACGCTACCTACTCAAGTTGAAGTACGCCGACCTGTTGCTCGCCAAGGGGCAACTCGACGATGCCGAGTGGGTGGGCCGACAGCTCCTTCACTTTTGGCGCGCCGATCGTTACGTGGCGTTTCGTGGCTATCAAATCCTCATCCCCTGCTTTTTGTGCTCCGGACGCACCGCACTGGTCGAGCACCTGCTCGAGCAGTGCCGCAATCTGTTGGACAAGACGCCGACCAACGCGGCGAAGGTGTGGGTCGAGCGTATGAGCGCCCAGCTCAACATCGCACTCGGACGCCCGGAGGTCGCGGTGGGCCAGCTCGACGTGCTCACCGAGCAGGTGCATCACAGCCCGATGAACCGCGACCGTACCACCACGACGATGATCCGGCTCAGCCTCGGCCAAGCACTGGCGGCGCTGGCCGAGCGCGAACTCGCGCTCATCACGCATCGCTCGACCGAGACGCTGATACGCCTCAAATCGGTGGTGGGCAAACTGCAGAGCCATCGACAATCGACCCCGCTGGCCACTCGAGCCGCGATTTACCGACTGGTCGCGCGTTACGAGTTACTGCGCGGCAACGCCAAAAGGGCGCTGCGTGCTCTCGACCAGAGCGTCGATCTACTCGTCGCCTACGATAACCCCATCGAGCACGCCAAGTGCCTCGAGGCGCGCGGGGTGATCTACCGCGCCATGGAGAGCTTCGATGGGCCGGCGCTCGTCGACCAAGCACACGCCGTCTACGCGCACTTCGGCGCCCGCCTGCCGTTATTCATCGAAGGCTGGCCGGTCCCCTCCCGCTATTCACGGTTGAACAAAGACGAAGATTGA
- a CDS encoding YbeD family protein, translated as MTKRSMLLDRLNEVHSFPGPYTFKVIGTNSDEFLESVVRVVNETLGDGAEPDVSTRESSGGKHLSVTVSVEVSDAESVLEIYAGFRELDAARFVL; from the coding sequence ATGACGAAACGCTCAATGCTGCTCGACCGCCTCAATGAAGTTCATTCCTTTCCCGGACCCTACACGTTCAAAGTGATCGGGACCAACTCCGACGAGTTTCTCGAGAGCGTGGTGCGAGTGGTCAATGAAACGCTGGGTGATGGCGCCGAACCGGACGTGTCGACGCGTGAGAGTTCTGGAGGCAAGCACCTGTCGGTGACGGTCTCAGTCGAGGTCAGCGACGCCGAGAGCGTGTTGGAGATCTACGCAGGCTTTCGCGAGTTGGACGCCGCGCGTTTTGTACTGTGA
- a CDS encoding Maf family protein codes for MGLSLVLASGSPYKRQLMERLGLAFETLSADVDESSLADEAPEETARRLAHAKAKAVAAERPEAWVLGADQVIALDGRRFSKPGSDEGARRQLAALSGKTHRLITSVALLTPDEELFESTAEYQMQMRPLSEAEIAAYVAEDTPTDCAGAYKIEAGGIRLFRALRGDDYTAIVGLPLTHVWHLLEQAKFFEAYDANTQ; via the coding sequence ATGGGCCTTTCGCTTGTCCTCGCCTCCGGTTCACCCTACAAACGCCAGCTGATGGAGCGCCTCGGGCTGGCCTTCGAAACCTTGTCGGCCGACGTCGACGAATCGTCGCTCGCCGACGAAGCTCCCGAAGAAACGGCGCGCCGCCTCGCCCACGCCAAGGCAAAGGCCGTGGCCGCCGAGCGCCCCGAAGCATGGGTCTTGGGCGCCGACCAGGTCATCGCCCTCGACGGGCGCCGGTTCAGCAAGCCAGGAAGCGACGAGGGCGCACGACGCCAACTCGCCGCGCTCAGCGGAAAGACCCACCGGCTGATTACCTCCGTGGCCCTGCTGACGCCCGACGAGGAGCTGTTCGAGTCGACGGCCGAGTACCAGATGCAGATGCGCCCGTTGAGCGAGGCGGAGATTGCCGCCTATGTCGCCGAAGACACCCCCACGGACTGCGCCGGCGCCTACAAAATCGAGGCTGGCGGAATCCGACTCTTTCGCGCACTGCGAGGCGACGACTATACCGCCATCGTCGGCCTCCCGCTGACCCACGTTTGGCACCTCCTCGAGCAGGCGAAGTTTTTCGAAGCATATGACGCAAACACTCAGTAA